The Heptranchias perlo isolate sHepPer1 unplaced genomic scaffold, sHepPer1.hap1 HAP1_SCAFFOLD_53, whole genome shotgun sequence genome includes a region encoding these proteins:
- the LOC137315029 gene encoding probable G-protein coupled receptor 139 produces the protein MPTILHIKEIYYPILAAFGFPANLVTIVILSRGNCGLSKCISVYKVTMATADLLVIIFNVTLYNIFSYHFPYPFLSYTAVCKFILCMNPATLDLSVWFTVSFTFDRFVSICCQKFKTKYCTVRTAAAVITTISVLICLENIPFWFAYEPDRIINSVHWGCHNILGFFSSPAGAAYSWFESVFVAWLPFALILLFNCLTVRCILEASRARRGLRGRSSENQSDPEMKNRRKSIILLFTVSGSLILLWLTAIVSFLTTRLTHTVHYQADYADPAYIATETGFMLMYLSSCTNMCIYAATQTKFREELKQMMKSPWTVMLIFVKKMKKYTKASCLN, from the exons ATGCCAACAATTCTTCATATTAAGGagatttactacccgattctcgcagcctttggttttcccg cgaacctcgtgacaatcgtgattctctccagaggaaattgtggcctttccaaatgtatctctgtctacaaggtgaccatggcaacagcagatctcctggtcattatcTTCAATGTAACCTTGTATAACATTTTCAGTTATCACTTTCCATAtccattcctgtcctacactgccgtttgtaagttcattcTGTGCATGAATCCTGCTACCCTGGATctgtcggtgtggttcacagtctcgttcacatttgaccgatttgtatcgatatgttgtcagaagtttaaaacaaagtattgcacagtgagaactgcggctgcggttatcACAACGATCTCTGTCCTGATCTGTTTAGAGAACATCCCCTTTTGGTTTGCATATGAACCTGACCGAATAATTAACAGTGTTCACTGGGGTTGCCACAACATACTGGGCTTTTTTTCATCACCTGCGGGTGCAGCTTACTCCTGGTTCGAAAGTGTTTTCGTTGCGTGGcttccttttgctttgatattactgtttaattgtttgacagtcagatgTATTTTAGAGGCCAGTcgagcccgcaggggactccggggtcggagcagtgagaatcagagcgatccagagatgaagaaccgaaggaaatccatcattttactgttcactgtgtcGGGCAGTttgatactgttgtggctgacagctatCGTTAGTTTTTTAACGACCAGACTGACACACACCGTGCATTATCAAGCCGATTATGCAGATCCTGCCTATATCGCCACTGAAACCGGATTtatgctcatgtatttgagttcctgtacaaacatgtgcatttatgcagctacccaaacgaaattcagggaagagctgaagcagaTGATGAAATCTCCATGGACAGTTATGTtgatatttgtaaaaaaaatgaaaaaatataCCAAAGCTTCCTGTCTTAATTAG